From a region of the Drosophila ananassae strain 14024-0371.13 chromosome XL, ASM1763931v2, whole genome shotgun sequence genome:
- the LOC6504061 gene encoding uncharacterized protein LOC6504061 isoform X1 has protein sequence MLHNNAPWLPPHQQPQQQQQQQHPPPPQQQQQHPSHLPPTQQQQQQHPHQQQQPVYASQMFQQQPQQPNYWPENPQDPHQQQQQQQQSLNYNNYYGGQQLPQQQQQQQLPQQPPQQPLQQDLSYPLETPQYIMDPLDNNNRSRNDGWGDWGDWNDNSINNNNNNTAGSTTSEPSNGDQLLEDAFNVQSSPGNWQVFPSSNSTNNNNNNNSVELPPPAEQPNSNLQHHHQPPQQQLFHQPLHSPPELGQEPELDAIVPPMAFQNQPSGVTEIAPPPLPPTSLATVGLPPAVGAPPPAAASPPAPALVAPPAALPPSLAPAAGPPPAGGNPFKRSTGLSKRVNILASPAGGAPGGAPAVAPVAPVASPLVAPPPESQPDAFNVLAPVPAPLPTSLPAPLPAPSTSFYAPTPLPPASNVVEQPDNQEVLSAPNDERAQYLQTSHLSEQLDLEADQDAGLLPPPGLSRLVLGQPELESQQQRLVTGATEQPAQAQAALHMEERLADGEDTSEGEQIPARRVVTGVEISAIPVVLPVREQREVVLDGENLEDRDDILPAVAQAELPSSAHHILPPDDLPPVEHSPLLSNSDVQMMIQQNKQLPLEKKRSVGPRGNTSLDLESEDESDEFLQSERERDRERERERKRERDRDRRDLAEDRRAGRGRSHGHYNTYDGETEDSVRGGTSHHSDSKTLRDSHPRRSHDSNRQHQVADHEWERDRDRDRERERDRNGGRERGGDRDRDRDRKRDRNWRPRSHKYHSGGEDHDRSYDHSRRYNYDGESDNRDINQIDGELEGSGGPGTGGASGGGRSSKTGRQDYDEYERERERDRDRNYGSRRSTKQSSGEKYRSSGSNRRSYDNQGRAGNRHPDLRHWDGYEEYRRKSSRNSDLEKERINGGNPNSQAGGGSAGGGSGSGKRNRNYDQYAAGGYDPYGMYEQISRNPQAYADLYAKFYGQMINSMTAAVNVVASKTNVPGGGGGVIVPGASTTQLVAAPPGSDAAALQRERERYTHAYINQANEFHRQHFKELIYQKHHQQQQQQQQQHQLHQQHHHHLQQQQDILNSSYTEDNTSYYGSVFHPNPYSNLSHAGSLSNLNGGDGRSSRCGPIYAGSECGLDIRAATEAAPSTYGGTSVSGVVTTAVARPPRRRTPLLFSRPHLVASYSMSLLLKVKPKFAGRGRLRNDVEVAPPRIRDGTSSLLRMYPGPLQGRKLHKDKIISFCKDQIRLGPTRGCTVLYATQKKPQGSVDKYRASHALMWHLLILLLRQNGYIADTDVGDLLLENQQEYPYNPSEFETEAEPDAEAETGTDPDAGTAEKAAFSDAESVEAVGEETSAGTTGANSSSAAGSGTTPSSAGAAGGPSPLSEQAATDKFRSYVLRGNVEEALQWATDNGLWTHAFFLALYEDRYALTDVAQKFLSRAIKTNDPLQTLYQMKSCHTPACVSQLRDERWGDWRSHLSILVTNKSRQPEYDRSSVVALGDTLFQRGDIYAAHFCYLVAQEEFGRYDSSATEQASLTANVPRLILLGASHYKHFNEFASNEAIIMTEIYEYARSLSDPKFSIAPFQHYKFLLATRILDYGQHFRCTNYLEQIARHIELKPDSYDPDFIQRVCGLAERLRYHDPILINRVSFASPPNATGKDSAAPEEKAWLRQLRALADVPQPEQQQQQDPLHQQQQQQQQLQQHDINQQFAEVNQQFKELNMQYVGANLESTLQAQKPQEVPQPQQNLYYDPNAIPSQYETTEYEQAPEASGSAAAPALAPVAAYPGYNYLPNDVDNTTTPAAELYDPNISQMPQQHPGQPQDYPSYDQPADSGAPGGGNYGYDYWSGSQQPPYGDELPVENHKEEMEVDQEQEQEEQEHQQEEQEHQQQLLIQQQQQQQQQQLKKQQHSRSNGNRFKSQGVKQERIISSSSSSSLSKKQQTIQTGATSSTKAFNLNDLQTSRPAISMPKSKSYDDEDGDGGGGHGGNAHPGHKAAGSSAEATSLGKQAAGKPNSGDHGAPGNQNSGWFGGLWNKVFVKNKNQMILPDDKNPTIVWDKERKCWTNTEGGAEEVESFKPPPKMSDMGMGGGPAGGGGPGAGGPPLPPPGLAAGPPSLPAVAAPTFMEPTPSQSIDYTAAPAQPEWLPVAPLPAPSPGLAPSPAPAAAPAAAAAAPGGAQPKLQSNMFKMQRNRTLKNSYVDVFNPSGAPMSAAPESVLAPIMAPAAVPQGGYFVPQ, from the exons ATGTTGCACAACAATGCTCCCTGGCTGCCACCGCatcagcagccgcagcagcagcagcagcagcaacatcctcctcctccgcagcagcagcagcagcatcctTCACATCTGCCACccacgcagcagcagcagcaacagcatccgcatcagcagcagcaacctgTCTATGCCAGCCAAATGTTTCAACAGCAACCACAGCAGCCCAACTATTGGCCAGAGAATCCCCAGGATCctcaccagcagcagcagcagcagcagcaatccCTGAACTACAACAACTACTACGGAGGACAGCAACttccgcagcagcagcagcagcagcaacttcCGCAGCAACCGCCCCAGCAACCACTGCAGCAGGACCTCTCGTATCCTTTGGAAACCCCTCAGTACATCATGGATCCTTtggacaacaacaacagatcCCGGAACGATGGCTGGGGAGATTGGGGCGATTGGAATGATAATAGCatcaataacaacaacaacaataccGCTGGAAGCACCACCAGCGAGCCATCTAATGGTGATCAGCTCCTGGAGGATGCCTTCAATGTACAATCCTCGCCAGGCAACTGGCAGGTCTTtcccagcagcaacagcaccaacaacaacaacaataacaatagtGTGGAGCTGCCACCGCCCGCTGAACAGCCAAATAGTAACCTgcaacaccaccaccaaccGCCACAGCAGCAGTTGTTCCACCAGCCGCTGCACTCCCCGCCAGAGCTGGGCCAGGAGCCGGAACTAGATGCCATTGTGCCGCCCATGGCGTTCCAGAATCAGCCCAGCGGAGTGACGGAAATAGCTCCACCTCCTCTACCACCCACATCACTGGCTACGGTGGGACTACCCCCGGCTGTGGGAGCTCCACCACCGGCAGCAGCATCTCCGCCAGCTCCGGCACTGGTGGCGCCACCGGCAGCCCTTCCTCCTAGCCTGGCACCTGCCGCTGGCCCGCCGCCCGCAGGCGGTAATCCCTTCAAGCGGTCCACGGGTCTCAGCAAGCGGGTCAACATTCTGGCCAGTCCGGCAGGAGGAGCACCAGGAGGAGCACCAGCAGTAGCACCAGTAGCTCCAGTAGCATCGCCCCTGGTGGCTCCTCCGCCCGAATCCCAACCAGATGCCTTCAATGTACTGGCTCCCGTGCCAGCTCCTCTTCCAACATCACTCCCAGCTCCACTACCAGCTCCCAGCACATCCTTCTATGCCCCAACACCACTGCCGCCCGCATCCAATGTCGTGGAGCAGCCGGATAACCAGGAGGTGCTCTCGGCGCCCAATGATGAGCGTGCCCAGTACCTGCAGACCAGCCATTTGTCGGAGCAGCTGGATCTGGAGGCGGATCAGGACGCTGGACTGCTGCCGCCGCCAGGACTGTCGCGTCTGGTGCTTGGACAGCCGGAGCTGGAgtcgcagcagcagcgccTCGTAACCGGCGCCACCGAGCAGCCGGCTCAGGCCCAGGCGGCCCTGCACATGGAGGAGCGACTGGCCGACGGCGAGGACACCTCGGAGGGTGAACAGATCCCGGCCAGGCGGGTGGTAACCGGCGTGGAGATATCCGCCATTCCGGTCGTCCTGCCGGTGCGGGAGCAGCGCGAAGTGGTCCTCGATGGCGAGAATCTGGAGGATCGCGACGATATCCTGCCGGCAGTGGCGCAGGCCGAGCTGCCGTCCTCAGCACATCACATCCTGCCCCCGGATGACCTGCCGCCCGTGGAGCACTCGCCCCTGCTGTCCAACTCGGACGTCCAGATGATGATCCAGCAGAACAAGCAGCTGCCGCTGGAGAAGAAGCGCTCGGTGGGCCCCAGGGGAAACACCTCGCTGGACCTGGAGTCCGAGGACGAGTCGGACGAGTTCCTCCAAAGCGAACGGGAGCGGGATCGTGAGCGGGAACGGGAGCGGAAGCGAGAACGTGACCGAGATCGCCGGGATCTGGCCGAGGATCGGCGCGCCGGACGTGGACGCAGCCACGGACACTACAATACCTATGACGGGGAAACGGAGGACTCGGTTCGGGGCGGCACCTCGCACCACAGCGACTCGAAGACCCTGCGGGACTCTCATCCGCGTCGCAGCCACGACTCGAATCGCCAGCACCAGGTGGCGGATCATGAATGGGAACGGGACCGGGATCGGGATCGTGAAAGGGAACGGGACAGGAACGGCGGCCGGGAGCGTGGCGGCGACcgggatcgggatcgggatcgTAAGCGGGATCGCAACTGGCGTCCCCGATCGCACAAGTACCACAGTGGTGGCGAGGACCATGACCGGTCCTACGACCACTCCCGGCGCTACAACTACGACGGCGAGTCGGACAATCGCGACATCAACCAGATCGACGGGGAGCTGGAGGGTAGCGGTGGTCCCGGAACCGGTGGAGCCTCTGGCGGCGGCCGGAGCAGCAAGACCGGTCGCCAGGACTACGATGAGTACGAGAGGGAACGGGAACGGGATCGGGACAGGAACTACGGCAGCAGGCGGTCCACCAAGCAGTCATCCGGCGAGAAGTACCGCTCCTCCGGCTCAAACCGACGCAGCTACGACAACCAGGGCAGAG CTGGGAATCGTCATCCGGATCTGAGGCACTGGGACGGCTATGAGGAGTACCGCCGAAAGAGCTCTCGCAACAGCGATCTGGAGAAGGAGCGGATCAACGGCGGGAATCCCAACTCGCAAGCTGGTGGTGGTTCGGCCGGTGGTGGATCGGGTTCTGGGAAGCGTAACCGCAACTACGACCAGTATGCCGCCGGTGGCTACGATCCCTATGGCATGTACGAACAAATATCCCGCAATCCCCAGGCCTATGCCGACTTGTACGCCAAGTTCTATGGCCAGATGATCAACTCGATGACGGCGGCCGTCAATGTGGTGGCCTCCAAGACCAATGTGccaggtggtggtggtggtgtcaTAGTCCCGGGTGCCTCAACGACCCAGTTGGTGGCGGCTCCACCTGGAAGTGATGCAGCTGCTCTGCAAAGGGAACGCGAGAG gtaTACACATGCATACATAAATCAAGCCAATGAATTCCATCGACAACATTTCAAAGAGTTGATCTACCAGAAGCatcaccaacaacaacaacaacagcaacagcaacaccagctACACCaacaacatcatcatcatctacaacaacaacaggataTACTGAACAGCAGTTATACGGAGGATAATACCAGTTATTATGGATCAGTTTTCCATCCAAATCCATACTCGAATCTATCCCATGCCGGATCGCTGAGTAACTTAAATGGCGGCGATGGACGCTCCTCCCGCTGTGGACCCATTTATGCCGGTTCCGAGTGCGGACTCGATATCAG AGCTGCCACGGAAGCGGCGCCATCGACCTACGGCGGAACTAGTGTCTCCGGTGTGGTCACCACGGCCGTGGCCCGTCCGCCCCGCCGGCGCACACCGCTGCTCTTTAGTCGACCCCACCTGGTGGCCTCCTACTCCATGAGCCTGCTGCTGAAGGTGAAGCCCAAGTTCGCGGGACGCGGTCGGCTTCGGAACGACGTGGAAGTGGCACCACCGCGCATCCGTGACGGAACTAGCAGCCTGCTGCGCATGTATCCGGGTCCGTTGCAGGGCCGGAAGTTGCACAAGGACAAGATCATTAGCTTCTGCAAGGATCAGATCCGGCTGGGGCCCACCCGCGGCTGTACGGTGCTCTATGCCACGCAGAAGAAACCCCAGGGCAGTGTGGACAAGTACCGAGCCTCCCATGCCCTCATGTGGCATCTCCTGATCCTCCTCTTGCGCCAGAATGGG TACATTGCCGACACGGATGTGGGTGATCTGTTGCTGGAGAACCAACAGGAATATCCCTACAATCCCAGCGAATTTGAAACGGAAGCTGAACCCGATGCTGAGGCAGAGACTGGCACTGATCCGGATGCTGGGACGGCGGAGAAGGCCGCCTTCTCGGACGCCGAAAGTGTGGAGGCGGTGGGCGAGGAGACGTCGGCGGGCACCACGGGTGCCAATTCGTCGAGTGCAGCTGGCAGTGGCACCACTCCCAGCAGTGCTGGAG CTGCTGGAGGTCCGTCGCCACTCTCGGAGCAGGCTGCCACTGATAAGTTCCGCAGCTATGTCCTGCGAGGGAACGTGGAGGAGGCACTCCAATGGGCCACCGATAATGGCCTGTGGACGCACGCCTTCTTCCTGGCCCTGTACGAGGATCGTTATGCCCTGACCGATGTGGCGCAGAAGTTCCTCAGTCGCGCCATCAAGACCAATGATCCCTTGCAGACGCTCTACCAGATGAAGTCCTGCCACACGCCGGCCTGCGTCAGCCAGCTGCGGGACGAGCGTTGGGGCGACTGGCGCTCTCATCTCTCCATTCTGGTGACCAACAAGAGCCGACAGCCCGAGTACGATCGGAGTTCGGTGGTGGCTCTGGGCGATACCCTGTTCCAGCGTGGCGACATCTATGCGGCACACTTCTGTTATCTGGTGGCCCAGGAGGAGTTCGGACGGTATGATAGCTCCGCCACCGAGCAGGCTAGCCTCACGGCGAACGTGCCCCGACTGATCCTGTTGGGCGCCTCGCACTACAAACACTTCAATGAGTTCGCCAGCAACGAGGCCATCATCATGACCGAGATCTACGAGTATGCTCGCTCCCTGTCGGATCCCAAGTTCAGCATCGCTCCATTCCAGCACTACAAGTTCCTGCTGGCCACCCGGATACTCGACTATGGCCAGCACTTCCGTTGCACCAACTACCTGGAGCAGATAGCTCGTCATATTGAGCTGAAGCCGGATAGCTATGACCCGGATTTCATTCAAAGG GTGTGTGGCTTGGCGGAACGACTGCGCTATCATGATCCCATTCTGATCAATCGGGTGTCCTTCGCCAGTCCACCGAATGCCACTGGCAAGGACAGTGCTGCTCCGGAGGAGAAGGCCTGGCTGCGTCAGCTCCGAGCTCTGGCCGATGTG CCACAACcggaacagcagcagcagcaggacccactgcatcagcagcaacagcaacagcagcagctgcagcagcacgACATCAACCAACAGTTCGCGGAGGTGAACCAACAGTTCAAGGAGCTGAACATGCAGTACGTTGGCGCCAACCTGGAGAGCACCCTGCAGGCCCAGAAGCCCCAGGAAGTGCCCCAGCCGCAGCAGAACCTCTACTACGACCCGAACGCCATTCCGAGTCAGTACGAAACGACGGAGTACGAGCAGGCGCCGGAGGCGAGTGGCTCTGCAGCAGCACCGGCACTGGCTCCGGTGGCAGCCTATCCCGGTTACAATTACCTCCCGAACGATGTGGATAACACGACCACGCCGGCAGCAGAGCTCTACGACCCAAATATAAGTCAGATGCCGCAGCAGCATCCTGGACAGCCGCAGGACTATCCATCCTACGACCAGCCAGCAGATTCAGGCGCTCCCGGAGGCGGGAACTATGGCTACGACTACTGGTCGGGATCCCAGCAGCCTCCCTACGGGGATGAG CTGCCAGTTGAGAATCACAAAGAGGAGATGGAGGTGgatcaggagcaggagcaggaggagcaggaaCATCAGCAGGAGGAGCAAGAACATCAGCAGCAACTCCTGatccaacagcagcagcagcagcaacaacagcagctgaAGAAGCAACAACATAGTCGTAGCAATGGTAATCGTTTCAAGTCGCAGGGAGTGAAGCAGGAGAGGATcatcagcagcagtagcagcagctcCTTaagcaaaaagcaacaaacaaTCCAGACAGGAGCAACATCCTCCACAAAGGCATTCAATTTGAATGAT CTCCAGACATCACGTCCGGCCATATCCATGCCCAAGTCCAAGAGCTACGACGACGAGGACGGTGACGGTGGTGGTGGACATGGCGGAAATGCCCATCCTGGTCACAAGGCAGCCGGTAGCTCCGCGGAGGCGACATCACTTGGCAAGCAGGCGGCGGGGAAACCAAACAGCGGGGATCATGG TGCTCCTGGCAACCAGAACTCCGGCTGGTTCGGCGGTCTCTGGAACAAGGTCTTCGTGAAGAACAAGAACCAAATGATCCTGCCGGACGACAAGAATCCCACCATCGTCTGGGACAAGGAGCGCAAGTGCTGGACCAACACCGAGGGTGGTGCCGAGGAGGTGGAGAGCTTTAAGCCGCCGCCCAAGATGAGTGATATGGGAATGGGAGGAGGACcggctggaggaggaggaccgggagcaggaggacctCCTCTGCCACCCCCAGGGCTAGCAGCTGGACCACCATCCCTGCCAGCCGTAGCAGCGCCCACGTTCATGGAGCCAACTCCGTCGCAGTCCATTGATTATACGGCAGCACCGGCGCAGCCCGAGTGGCTACCAGTGGCTCCACTACCTGCCCCATCACCCGGCCTGGCTCCCTCCCCggcgccagcagcagcaccagcagcagcagcagctgctccc